The Gammaproteobacteria bacterium genome includes a window with the following:
- a CDS encoding DUF4382 domain-containing protein produces MSHSRSFKPRVHLLAGILATALLPACGGGGSSGSATGTLNLSVTDAPVDYAEHVWVEFSGVEIKAAGGSVVDIIYDTPRRIDLLALTGGIAEVIVDNQVLPAGQVQWLRLKVNASQGGDPADDSYIVIDGVSYELRIPSGDERGLQLNRPITIPEGGVATFTIDFDLRKSVHARSGGVYHLRPTLRLVDNSTVGALAGTVDAATLAAAGCESGDPAAVYVFEGTVIPDDVDGTDPDPVSTASVDWEAGDTTYTVAFLAAGDYTAAFTCDAGLDDPAASDASVSFTGAAPVTVVAGRTATQDF; encoded by the coding sequence ATGTCCCATTCCCGTTCGTTCAAACCGCGCGTCCACCTGCTGGCCGGTATCCTCGCGACCGCCCTACTGCCCGCCTGCGGGGGCGGCGGCAGTTCCGGCAGCGCCACCGGCACGCTGAACCTGTCCGTCACAGATGCGCCCGTCGACTACGCTGAGCACGTCTGGGTCGAGTTCAGCGGCGTGGAGATCAAGGCCGCCGGCGGCAGCGTCGTCGACATCATCTACGACACGCCGCGCCGGATCGACCTGCTGGCCCTGACCGGCGGCATCGCCGAGGTCATCGTCGACAATCAGGTCCTGCCCGCTGGCCAAGTCCAATGGCTCCGCCTGAAGGTCAACGCCAGCCAGGGTGGTGACCCGGCGGACGACAGCTACATCGTGATCGACGGCGTTTCCTACGAACTGCGCATTCCCAGCGGCGACGAGCGCGGCCTGCAGCTGAACCGCCCGATCACCATCCCGGAAGGCGGCGTCGCCACCTTCACCATCGATTTCGATCTGCGCAAGTCGGTGCACGCGCGTTCCGGCGGCGTCTACCATCTGCGGCCGACGCTGCGCCTGGTCGACAACAGCACGGTCGGCGCGCTGGCCGGTACGGTCGACGCCGCCACGCTGGCCGCCGCCGGCTGCGAAAGCGGCGACCCGGCGGCGGTCTATGTGTTCGAAGGTACCGTGATCCCAGACGACGTCGACGGCACCGACCCGGATCCGGTGTCCACTGCCAGTGTCGACTGGGAGGCCGGCGACACCACCTACACCGTCGCCTTCCTCGCGGCCGGCGACTACACCGCGGCCTTCACCTGCGACGCGGGCCTCGACGACCCGGCCGCCAGCGACGCCAGCGTGAGTTTCACCGGCGCCGCCCCGGTGACCGTCGTCGCCGGCCGGACCGCCACCCAGGATTTCTGA
- a CDS encoding response regulator transcription factor, whose amino-acid sequence MNILIVEDNPDLVANLAEFLEGRGHTVDIAYNGYTALGFALENDYDAIVLDLMLPGIDGLEVCTRLWATDRSPPVLMLTARDSLEDKLEGFASGADDYLVKPFALLELEARLQALVRRGPRGARGGRLQVDDLVLDTATWQATRAGQPLDLPPIPLKLLQRLLERSPQVVGRAELERCIWGDSPPDSDALRSHLHQLRTIIDKPFARPLLHTVRGFGYRLTAEP is encoded by the coding sequence ATGAACATCCTGATAGTCGAGGACAACCCCGACCTGGTGGCGAACCTGGCCGAGTTCCTGGAAGGGCGTGGCCATACCGTGGACATTGCCTACAACGGCTACACGGCGCTCGGCTTCGCGCTGGAAAACGACTACGACGCCATCGTCCTCGATCTGATGCTGCCCGGCATCGACGGTCTCGAGGTGTGCACCAGACTGTGGGCCACCGACCGGTCGCCGCCCGTCCTCATGCTCACCGCCCGGGACAGTCTGGAAGACAAGCTGGAGGGTTTTGCCAGCGGTGCCGACGACTATCTGGTCAAGCCCTTCGCGCTGCTGGAGCTGGAGGCCAGGCTCCAGGCCCTGGTGCGGCGCGGGCCCCGGGGGGCACGCGGCGGCCGCCTGCAGGTGGACGACCTGGTCCTCGACACCGCCACCTGGCAGGCCACACGCGCCGGTCAGCCCCTCGATCTCCCGCCGATCCCGCTCAAGCTGCTCCAGCGTCTGCTGGAGCGTTCGCCGCAGGTGGTCGGCCGGGCCGAACTGGAGCGCTGCATCTGGGGTGATTCGCCGCCCGACAGCGACGCGCTGCGCAGCCATCTGCACCAGCTGCGGACGATCATCGACAAGCCCTTCGCCAGACCGCTGCTGCACACCGTGCGTGGCTTCGGCTACCGCCTCACCGCCGAGCCGTGA
- a CDS encoding HAMP domain-containing histidine kinase — protein MFNLGLRLRVMVGFALISGSASLVLGGWVYLTFQDLERRLIDEALTAEVQDYRARLARNPASLPPMTATVRGYLLRDDRPDERPPELRGLPEGRSPVRVGGVTYRVAVVRAGDATLYMLHDNSAVERRERRLLAAILVGIAATSLLAAAWGWWLAGRVIAPVRELARRVRERPPSDLDTPFAEGLPHDEVGELAHAFERYLARMRAFVERERAFATDASHELRTPLTVIQGAVEVLQGQGDLDRLTRARIDRIARAERDMADLTATLLMLAREQRSDAATTADCPVEEVLREVVGQHRHLLDHKQVLVTVDVREPLALTVERPLLAIAMGNLVRNAFTYTASGSVTITLEGGVLSVADTGPGVAPQDLNHLFEHSDRSRRATRGAGIGLPLVKRIADRQGWVVAVQNRPEGGALFRLGFGARS, from the coding sequence ATGTTCAACCTCGGCTTGCGGCTGCGCGTGATGGTCGGCTTCGCGCTGATCAGTGGCAGCGCCAGTCTCGTCCTCGGGGGCTGGGTCTACCTCACCTTCCAGGATCTGGAGCGGCGGCTGATCGACGAGGCGCTGACGGCGGAGGTCCAGGACTATCGTGCCCGCCTGGCGCGCAATCCCGCCTCGCTGCCGCCGATGACGGCCACCGTCCGCGGCTACCTGCTGCGCGACGATCGCCCCGATGAACGCCCGCCGGAGTTGCGTGGCCTGCCGGAGGGACGCTCTCCGGTCCGCGTGGGCGGGGTCACGTACCGCGTCGCCGTGGTGCGCGCCGGCGACGCAACCCTGTACATGCTGCATGACAACTCCGCCGTGGAGCGGCGCGAACGGCGGCTGCTCGCCGCGATCCTGGTCGGTATCGCCGCGACCAGCCTGCTCGCCGCCGCCTGGGGCTGGTGGCTGGCGGGCCGGGTCATCGCCCCGGTCCGCGAACTGGCGCGCCGCGTGCGCGAACGCCCGCCGAGCGATCTGGACACGCCCTTCGCAGAGGGGCTGCCACACGACGAGGTGGGCGAACTCGCCCATGCCTTCGAGCGCTACCTGGCGCGCATGCGCGCCTTCGTCGAGCGCGAGCGCGCCTTCGCCACCGATGCCAGCCATGAGCTGCGCACGCCGCTGACCGTCATCCAGGGCGCGGTCGAGGTGCTGCAGGGCCAGGGCGATCTCGACCGGCTGACCCGCGCCCGCATCGACCGCATCGCCCGCGCGGAACGCGACATGGCGGATCTCACCGCCACCTTGCTGATGCTGGCACGCGAACAGCGCAGCGATGCCGCGACGACCGCCGACTGTCCCGTGGAGGAAGTCCTGCGCGAGGTGGTCGGGCAGCACCGGCATCTCCTGGATCACAAGCAGGTGTTGGTCACAGTGGATGTCCGCGAGCCGCTGGCGCTTACCGTGGAGCGGCCCCTGCTCGCCATTGCCATGGGGAATCTGGTGCGCAACGCCTTCACCTATACGGCGTCGGGCAGCGTGACCATCACCCTGGAGGGCGGTGTGCTCAGCGTCGCCGACACCGGCCCGGGCGTAGCGCCACAGGATCTGAACCACCTGTTCGAGCACAGTGACCGTTCCCGACGCGCCACCCGCGGGGCGGGCATCGGCCTGCCGCTGGTCAAGCGCATCGCTGACCGCCAGGGCTGGGTCGTCGCGGTGCAGAATCGTCCCGAGGGCGGTGCGCTCTTCCGGCTGGGCTTTGGCGCCCGTTCCTGA
- the guaA gene encoding glutamine-hydrolyzing GMP synthase, with translation MNPHADIHAHRILILDFGSQYTQLIARRVREIGVYCEIHPWDLEAQDIRRFEPRGVILSGGPETVTAEHTPRAPQQVFELGVPILGICYGMQTMVVQLGGKVEAAAQHEYGYAQVRARGHTRLLKDIEDHTSEEGYGLLDVWMSHGDRVSELPPGFKLMASTDSAPIAAMADDARGFYGVQFHPEVTHTRQGGRILERFIRDICGCDALWTAGNIVEDSIAAIRDQVGTDRVLLGLSGGVDSSVVAALLHRAIGDQLTCVFVDNGLLRHKEGDQVMATFAEHMGVQVIRVDAEARFLEALHGIDDPERKRKLIGNLFIEVFEEEAAKLRNVKWLAQGTIYPDVIESAGAKTGKAHLIKSHHNVGGLPEHMNLTLLEPLRELFKDEVRRLGVELGLPYDMVYRHPFPGPGLGVRILGAVKKEYADTLRLADHIFIEELRKHDLYDKVSQAFAVFLPVKSVGVTGDGRRYDYVIALRAVETIDFMTARWAHLPYEFLDHCSRRIINEIPRISRVTYDITGKPPGTIEWE, from the coding sequence TTGAACCCCCACGCCGACATCCATGCCCACCGTATCCTGATCCTCGACTTCGGCTCGCAGTACACCCAGCTCATCGCCCGCCGTGTGCGCGAGATCGGCGTCTACTGCGAGATCCATCCCTGGGACCTGGAGGCGCAGGACATCCGCAGGTTCGAGCCCAGGGGCGTGATCCTTTCTGGTGGGCCGGAGACGGTCACGGCCGAGCATACCCCGCGTGCGCCGCAGCAGGTGTTCGAGCTGGGCGTACCGATACTTGGTATCTGCTATGGCATGCAGACCATGGTCGTGCAGCTGGGGGGCAAAGTGGAAGCCGCCGCGCAGCACGAATACGGCTACGCACAGGTGCGCGCCCGGGGGCATACCCGCCTGCTGAAGGACATCGAGGACCACACCAGCGAAGAGGGCTACGGCCTGCTGGACGTGTGGATGAGTCACGGCGACCGTGTCAGCGAGCTGCCGCCCGGCTTCAAACTGATGGCGAGTACCGACAGCGCACCCATCGCCGCCATGGCCGACGACGCGCGTGGCTTCTACGGTGTGCAGTTCCACCCCGAGGTGACCCATACCCGTCAGGGCGGGCGCATCCTCGAACGTTTCATCCGCGACATCTGCGGCTGCGACGCGCTGTGGACCGCCGGCAACATCGTCGAGGACAGCATCGCCGCCATTCGTGACCAGGTCGGCACCGACAGGGTGCTGCTGGGGCTTTCCGGCGGTGTCGATTCCTCGGTGGTCGCCGCGCTGCTGCACCGCGCCATCGGTGATCAGCTCACCTGCGTGTTCGTCGACAACGGTCTGCTGCGCCACAAGGAAGGCGATCAGGTCATGGCCACCTTCGCCGAACACATGGGCGTGCAGGTGATCCGCGTCGATGCCGAGGCGCGCTTCCTCGAGGCACTGCACGGCATCGACGACCCCGAGCGCAAACGCAAACTCATCGGTAATCTGTTCATCGAGGTGTTCGAGGAGGAGGCCGCCAAGCTCAGGAATGTGAAGTGGCTGGCCCAGGGCACGATCTATCCCGACGTCATCGAGTCGGCCGGTGCCAAGACCGGCAAGGCGCATCTCATCAAGTCGCACCACAACGTCGGTGGCCTGCCCGAGCACATGAACCTCACGCTGCTCGAACCGCTGCGCGAGCTGTTCAAGGACGAGGTGCGGCGCCTCGGCGTGGAACTCGGCCTGCCTTATGACATGGTCTACCGTCACCCGTTCCCCGGTCCGGGCCTGGGCGTACGCATCCTCGGTGCCGTGAAGAAGGAATACGCCGACACCCTGCGCCTGGCCGATCACATCTTCATCGAAGAGCTGCGCAAGCATGACCTCTACGACAAGGTCTCGCAGGCCTTCGCCGTGTTCCTGCCGGTGAAGTCCGTCGGCGTCACCGGCGACGGCCGCCGCTACGACTACGTCATCGCACTGCGCGCCGTCGAGACCATCGACTTCATGACCGCCCGCTGGGCGCACCTGCCCTACGAGTTTCTCGACCACTGTTCGCGACGCATCATCAACGAAATCCCGCGCATCTCCCGCGTCACTTACGACATCACCGGCAAGCCGCCGGGCACGATCGAGTGGGAATGA
- a CDS encoding universal stress protein: MQRTVIAPVDLDRKAEHVVHCASGLARLHRAGLIVTHVVDHYSAESGYAPFASAGEVREGMTRTARGWLVGLLHHLGIHGAEIVVTAGDLRDGVATLAGQRHACYIVTGQSRWGVLGKLAGLHQEPRIARLGCDVIAAGAAGWAIDWGRALSLPG, translated from the coding sequence ATGCAACGGACGGTCATCGCGCCGGTCGATCTCGACCGCAAGGCGGAGCACGTCGTGCACTGCGCATCCGGACTCGCGCGCCTGCACCGGGCGGGCCTGATCGTGACCCACGTGGTCGACCACTACAGCGCGGAGAGCGGGTATGCACCCTTCGCCTCGGCCGGCGAGGTCAGGGAGGGCATGACACGCACGGCCCGGGGCTGGCTGGTGGGCCTCCTGCATCATCTCGGGATCCACGGGGCCGAGATCGTCGTGACCGCAGGTGACCTGCGGGACGGCGTCGCGACGCTGGCCGGGCAGCGCCACGCCTGCTATATCGTGACCGGACAGTCCCGCTGGGGCGTTCTGGGTAAGCTCGCCGGACTGCACCAGGAACCGCGCATCGCCAGACTCGGCTGTGACGTCATCGCCGCAGGCGCGGCCGGGTGGGCGATCGACTGGGGACGCGCGCTGTCCCTGCCGGGTTGA
- the guaB gene encoding IMP dehydrogenase, translating into MLRIAEEAFTFDDVLLLPDYSAVLPKDVQLQTRLTRGIGLNIPLLAAAMDTVTEARLAIALAQEGGIGIIHKNMTAEQQAQHVRAVKKFESGVIKEPFTVSPTTSIREVLDLTRAHDISGVPVVDGEELVGIVTNRDLRFEHRFDEPVSAVMTPKDRLITVKEGTSKDEIIRLLHAHRIEKVLVVDDGFELRGLVTVKDIQKATDKPNACKDDQGRLRVGAAVGVGAGTDERVAGLVAAGVDVIVVDTAHGHSRGVLERVAWVKKQFPDLQVIGGNIATAEAALALVKAGADGVKVGIGPGSICTTRIVAGVGVPQISAVANVAAALRDSGVPLIADGGIRYSGDMAKAIAAGAHSIMVGGMLAGTEEAPGEVELFQGRSYKSYRGMGSLGAMSGQQGSSDRYFQEDNSAEKLVPEGIEGRVPYKGPMGPVIHQLLGGLRSSMGYTGCATIEEMRTKPRFVRVTGAGMAESHVHDVQIIKEAPNYRV; encoded by the coding sequence ATGCTGCGCATTGCCGAAGAAGCCTTCACATTCGATGACGTCCTCCTGCTGCCCGACTACTCCGCTGTCCTGCCCAAGGACGTCCAGCTCCAGACCCGCCTGACCCGCGGTATCGGTCTGAACATCCCGCTGCTGGCGGCGGCCATGGACACCGTCACCGAGGCACGGCTGGCGATCGCGCTGGCGCAGGAGGGCGGCATCGGCATCATCCACAAGAACATGACGGCCGAGCAGCAGGCCCAGCATGTACGTGCGGTGAAAAAGTTCGAGAGCGGCGTCATCAAGGAGCCGTTCACGGTGAGCCCGACCACCAGCATCCGCGAAGTGCTCGACCTGACCCGCGCCCACGACATCTCCGGCGTGCCGGTGGTCGACGGCGAGGAGCTGGTCGGCATCGTCACCAACCGCGACCTGCGTTTCGAGCACCGCTTCGACGAGCCCGTGTCCGCGGTGATGACGCCGAAGGATCGCCTGATCACGGTGAAGGAGGGCACCAGCAAGGACGAGATCATCCGCCTGCTGCACGCCCACCGCATCGAGAAGGTGCTGGTGGTCGACGACGGTTTCGAGCTGCGCGGCCTGGTCACGGTGAAGGACATCCAGAAGGCCACCGACAAGCCCAACGCCTGCAAGGACGATCAGGGCCGGCTGCGTGTGGGCGCGGCGGTGGGCGTCGGTGCCGGTACCGACGAGCGTGTCGCCGGGCTGGTGGCGGCGGGCGTCGACGTGATCGTCGTCGATACCGCGCACGGTCATTCCAGGGGCGTGCTCGAGCGCGTCGCCTGGGTGAAGAAGCAGTTCCCCGACCTGCAGGTGATCGGCGGTAACATCGCCACCGCCGAGGCCGCGCTGGCGCTGGTCAAGGCCGGCGCCGACGGCGTCAAGGTCGGCATCGGCCCGGGCTCGATCTGCACCACGCGCATCGTCGCCGGCGTCGGCGTGCCGCAGATCAGTGCCGTGGCGAACGTCGCGGCGGCGCTCAGGGACAGCGGCGTGCCACTGATCGCCGACGGCGGTATCCGGTACTCCGGCGACATGGCCAAGGCCATCGCCGCCGGCGCGCATTCCATCATGGTGGGCGGCATGTTGGCCGGTACCGAAGAGGCACCGGGCGAGGTCGAGCTGTTCCAGGGTCGGTCTTACAAGTCCTACCGCGGCATGGGTTCGCTGGGCGCGATGTCCGGGCAGCAGGGTTCCTCGGACCGCTACTTCCAGGAAGACAATTCCGCCGAGAAGCTGGTACCCGAGGGCATCGAGGGCCGCGTGCCCTACAAGGGGCCGATGGGTCCGGTGATCCATCAGCTGCTCGGCGGCCTGCGCTCCAGCATGGGCTACACCGGTTGTGCGACCATTGAGGAAATGCGCACCAAACCGCGCTTCGTGCGGGTCACCGGTGCCGGTATGGCGGAGAGCCACGTGCACGACGTGCAGATCATCAAGGAAGCACCGAACTACCGCGTGTGA
- a CDS encoding peptidoglycan DD-metalloendopeptidase family protein, translating into MLHRLSLLLIALLLPALTVALPRSEAVPGGVVVIALGASTPASQPPQVHYGDKRVLVAEDEGQWHAVVGIPLGTKPGAHTLSVRRAGKMEKLRFEVRDKAYETQRLVIKEKRKVEPNARDMERIRQETPRIQQALRHFSEREAVVTDFIWPADGPTSSPFGLRRFFNDQPRQPHSGLDIAGPLGAAIRAPAAGRVLDTGDFFFNGNTVFIDHGQGLVTMYCHMSRIDVQAGDEVEVGEVIGAIGKTGRVTGPHLHWGVSLNNARVDPLLFLPARPAPAAR; encoded by the coding sequence ATGCTGCATAGACTTTCCCTTCTGCTGATCGCGTTGCTCCTACCCGCGCTGACCGTCGCGCTGCCGCGCAGCGAGGCGGTGCCGGGCGGGGTCGTGGTGATCGCGCTGGGTGCATCCACCCCGGCGTCCCAACCGCCCCAGGTGCACTATGGGGATAAGCGCGTGCTGGTGGCCGAGGACGAGGGCCAGTGGCATGCCGTGGTCGGCATCCCGCTGGGCACGAAACCCGGCGCACACACCCTGTCGGTGCGCCGCGCGGGGAAGATGGAGAAACTACGTTTCGAGGTACGCGACAAGGCCTACGAGACGCAGCGTCTGGTCATCAAGGAAAAGCGCAAGGTCGAACCGAACGCCAGGGACATGGAGCGGATCCGCCAGGAGACGCCGCGTATCCAGCAGGCGCTGCGCCACTTCAGCGAGCGTGAGGCAGTGGTCACCGACTTCATCTGGCCGGCCGACGGCCCGACCAGCAGCCCCTTCGGCCTGCGACGCTTCTTCAACGACCAGCCGCGCCAGCCGCACAGCGGCCTGGACATCGCCGGACCGCTGGGGGCGGCCATCCGCGCGCCGGCCGCCGGCCGCGTGCTCGATACCGGCGACTTCTTCTTCAACGGCAACACGGTGTTCATCGACCACGGCCAGGGCCTGGTCACCATGTATTGCCACATGAGCCGCATCGATGTGCAGGCCGGTGATGAAGTCGAGGTCGGTGAGGTCATCGGCGCCATCGGCAAGACCGGCCGCGTCACCGGGCCTCACCTGCACTGGGGTGTGAGTCTCAACAACGCGCGTGTCGATCCCCTGCTGTTCCTGCCGGCACGCCCCGCACCCGCCGCCCGCTGA
- the nhaD gene encoding sodium:proton antiporter NhaD, which produces MKGNLFLTTCLILLLPIPALAAGGDTPLDLTHHPVGYAALVIFVIAYLLVMAEEFTHLRKSKPVILAAGIIWALIAAVYANDGLTHAAERAVRYDLREYAELLLFLLVAMTYINAMEERRIFDTLRSWLIRRGFGFRALFWMTGTLAFFISPVADNLTTALLMCAVVMAVGGDNGRFISLACINIVVAANAGGAFSPFGDITTLMVWQKDRVDFWTFFVLFVPALINFLVPAALMHFAVPQGQPLASDRQVVMKRGARRIILLFVLTIATAVSFHNFLLLPPVIGMLTGLSYLQLLGYYLKRTSHRDRRGRREDPDTAGRMGDVVSFDVFQSVARAEWDTLLFFYGVVLCVGGLGFIGYLALASEVMYVQWGATAANISVGVLSAIIDNIPIMFAVLTMNPDMSTGQWLLVTLTAGVGGSLLSIGSAAGVALMGQARGHYTFFGHLRWTPAIALGYAASIATHIWINAGHF; this is translated from the coding sequence GTGAAAGGGAATCTGTTCCTCACTACCTGTCTGATCCTGCTGCTGCCCATCCCCGCCCTGGCCGCCGGGGGCGATACCCCGTTGGACCTGACACACCACCCGGTCGGCTACGCGGCCCTGGTCATCTTCGTGATCGCCTACCTGCTGGTGATGGCCGAGGAGTTCACCCACCTGCGCAAATCCAAGCCGGTGATCCTGGCCGCCGGCATCATCTGGGCGCTGATCGCCGCGGTCTATGCCAATGACGGGCTCACCCACGCGGCGGAACGGGCGGTACGCTACGACCTGCGGGAATACGCCGAGCTGCTGCTGTTCCTGCTGGTGGCGATGACCTACATCAACGCCATGGAGGAGCGACGGATATTCGATACGCTGCGCTCCTGGCTCATCCGCCGGGGCTTCGGCTTCCGTGCCCTGTTCTGGATGACCGGTACGCTCGCCTTCTTCATCTCGCCGGTGGCCGACAACCTCACCACGGCCCTGCTGATGTGTGCGGTGGTCATGGCGGTAGGCGGCGACAACGGTCGCTTCATCTCGCTCGCCTGCATCAATATCGTGGTCGCCGCCAATGCCGGCGGTGCCTTCAGCCCGTTCGGTGACATCACGACACTGATGGTATGGCAGAAGGACCGGGTCGATTTCTGGACCTTCTTCGTCCTGTTCGTCCCGGCGCTGATCAACTTCCTGGTGCCCGCGGCCCTGATGCACTTCGCCGTGCCGCAGGGGCAGCCGCTCGCCTCCGACCGGCAGGTCGTCATGAAGCGCGGCGCCAGGCGCATCATCCTGCTGTTTGTGCTCACCATCGCGACTGCCGTGAGTTTTCACAACTTCCTGCTCCTGCCGCCGGTCATCGGTATGCTGACCGGTCTGTCCTATCTGCAGTTGCTCGGCTATTACCTGAAGAGGACCTCGCACCGGGATCGCCGTGGCCGACGGGAGGATCCGGACACGGCGGGGCGCATGGGCGATGTGGTCTCGTTCGACGTATTCCAGTCAGTGGCGCGCGCCGAATGGGATACGCTGTTGTTCTTCTATGGCGTGGTACTGTGCGTCGGCGGGCTGGGCTTCATCGGCTACCTCGCCCTCGCCTCCGAGGTGATGTACGTCCAATGGGGTGCCACTGCCGCCAACATCAGCGTGGGTGTACTGTCCGCCATCATCGACAACATCCCCATCATGTTCGCGGTACTGACCATGAACCCGGACATGTCCACCGGTCAGTGGCTGCTGGTGACACTGACCGCCGGCGTCGGCGGCAGTCTGCTCTCCATCGGGTCGGCGGCGGGCGTGGCCCTGATGGGACAGGCGCGGGGCCACTACACCTTCTTCGGCCATCTGAGATGGACGCCCGCCATCGCCCTCGGCTATGCGGCCAGCATCGCGACCCACATCTGGATCAATGCCGGCCACTTCTGA
- the xseA gene encoding exodeoxyribonuclease VII large subunit produces MSTPADSPDRNIYSVGRLNAEARALLEGAFPLIWVEGELSNVSRPASGHLYFTLKDSGAQVRCAMFRGNNRFLTFRPADGLQVLVRANLSLYEARGDYQLIVQSMEEAGDGALQRAFEALKRKLAAEGLFDPARKQDLPALPRCIGVVTSPTGAALRDILSVLRRRFPAIPVLLYPVPVQGTGAGAEIAAAIRSADRRRDCDVLIVARGGGSLEDLWAFNEEPVARAIYDCGIPVVSGVGHEVDFTITDFVADRRAPTPSVAAEMVSPDQVEWLGQLRALDRELYKHLQRRLQRLDERLGWLDKRLQQRHPGQHLRQRAQRLDELDQRLRRALRARMSQPRERLATLEAQLQRHHPGPRLQRLRDLETTLARRLRSAIQTQLQQSRQRLTALGRTLDTVSPLATLERGYAIVTTGDGRVLQDARTARPGDHIHARLAHGHLHATVDDIEE; encoded by the coding sequence ATGTCCACGCCCGCCGACAGCCCCGACCGCAACATCTACAGCGTCGGTCGCCTCAATGCCGAGGCCCGTGCCCTGCTGGAAGGTGCCTTCCCCCTGATCTGGGTCGAGGGCGAACTGTCCAACGTCTCCCGCCCCGCCTCCGGGCACCTGTACTTCACCCTGAAGGACAGCGGTGCCCAGGTGCGCTGCGCCATGTTCCGGGGCAACAACCGCTTTCTGACGTTCCGCCCGGCCGACGGTCTGCAGGTCCTGGTACGCGCCAACCTGTCGTTGTACGAGGCGCGCGGTGACTATCAGCTCATCGTGCAGTCCATGGAAGAGGCCGGCGACGGCGCCCTGCAGCGGGCTTTCGAGGCGCTCAAGCGGAAGCTCGCCGCCGAAGGCCTGTTCGATCCTGCCCGCAAGCAGGATCTGCCGGCCCTGCCCCGGTGCATCGGCGTGGTGACCTCGCCGACCGGGGCGGCGCTGCGTGACATCCTGAGCGTGCTACGGCGGCGCTTTCCGGCCATCCCGGTGCTGCTCTATCCCGTGCCGGTGCAGGGCACCGGCGCCGGCGCCGAGATCGCCGCCGCCATCCGCAGCGCCGACCGGCGTCGCGACTGCGACGTGCTGATCGTCGCGCGCGGCGGCGGCTCGCTGGAGGACCTGTGGGCCTTCAATGAAGAACCGGTCGCACGCGCCATCTACGACTGCGGCATCCCCGTGGTCAGCGGTGTAGGCCACGAGGTCGACTTCACCATCACCGATTTCGTCGCCGACCGGCGCGCCCCGACCCCCTCGGTCGCCGCGGAGATGGTCAGCCCCGACCAGGTGGAGTGGCTGGGTCAGTTGCGCGCTCTGGACCGCGAACTCTACAAGCACCTGCAGCGCCGGCTGCAGCGTCTGGACGAGCGGCTCGGCTGGCTCGATAAGCGCCTGCAGCAGCGGCATCCGGGCCAGCATCTGCGCCAGCGCGCCCAGCGCCTCGACGAACTCGACCAGCGCCTGCGGCGTGCGCTGCGCGCCCGCATGAGCCAACCCCGCGAACGCCTCGCCACCCTGGAGGCGCAGCTGCAGCGCCACCACCCCGGCCCACGCCTGCAACGCCTGCGCGATCTGGAGACCACCCTGGCACGGCGACTGCGTAGCGCCATCCAGACTCAGCTGCAGCAGTCCCGCCAGCGCCTCACCGCCCTCGGCCGCACCCTGGACACCGTCAGCCCGCTCGCCACCCTGGAACGCGGCTACGCCATCGTCACCACCGGCGACGGCCGCGTGCTGCAGGACGCCCGCACTGCGCGCCCCGGCGACCACATCCACGCCCGCCTGGCCCACGGCCACCTGCACGCCACAGTGGACGACATCGAGGAGTGA